CTCTACGGTGAAGCGCACCGTGTCGCCCACCTGGTGCCCGCTCATCCGCTTCTGGACGGCCTCGGCGTCCGTTGTGCGCGTGCCGTCGATGGCCTTGATCCGGTCGCCGGCGTGCAGCTTGCCCTCCGCGGGGCGGCCCTTCTCGACCGAGGAGACGACGACGTGCTCGGTCACCGGGACGCCGACATGCCGGAGGGCCGCGACCGTACCGTAGCTCTCGGAGTTCTCGAACTGCTCGGCACTGCGCTCCTCGACCTCTTTCCTCGTCGTGCCCTCGGGGTAGTAGAGCTCCTGCGGCACGACGGCGACCCGCGGATCGGCCCACCCGGTCAGGACCTGCCCAAGGCTCGGCTGGTTGCCCGGCCCGCCGATCACGGAGACCGTGGTCATGTTGAGGTGGCCGCTCACGGGGTACGTCTTGTGCCCGCCGATCGACACCACCTGCTTGCCCTCGACCGATCCGAGGGTGTCGTACGTGGGTCCGGGCGCCTCACGGACGTACGGAACCGGCATGAACCAGCCGGTGGCGGCGAGCAGGACGACGAGGACGCCGGAGACGAGGAGCGTCACGAGCCGACCAACCATGACCAGAGCCTAGATTGTCGGCGGCGCTACGGCGAACCGACCCATTCGGATGTGCCGTCGCCGAAATCCTGCCGTTTCCAGATCGGTACCTGGGCCTTCAGATCGTCGATCAGGCGCTGCGCGGCCGTGAACGCCTCCCCGCGGTGCTCGGCGGACGCCGCCACGACCACCGCGATGTCGCCGATCTCCAGCGAGCCGACCCGGTGGACGGCCGCGAGGGCGCGTACCGGCACGTCGGCCGCGACCTTCTCGGTGACCTGCCTGAGCTGGTCGAGCGCCGTCGGATGCGCCGCGTACTCCAGCCGCGTGACCTCCCGGCCGAGGTCCCTGGTGCGGACGGTGCCGACGAACACGACGACCCCGCCGGCCGACCGGTCGGCGACCACCGCGTCGACCTCGTCGACCGACAGGGGCACGTCGCGGATGTCGACCAGCCGCACCACGTCGGCGCGTCGGGAATCCGGCGGCGTGTCCATGCTCGCGACAGTACGCCACCGGCTACGCGCAAGGCGAACATCCGCTCCACCAGCGGAGGCGTACGGGAGATAGCGTTGCCGGAACGTCGGCAAACCAAGCAGTGGGAGTGGGTACGAGGCGATGAGCGGCGACAACCCCATCGACGGCCCTCGCGACGACGAGCCCGACGACGGCAAGGACTCAGGCAAGACCCCGGATCCTGCGGGCGGCCAGGACAACCCGTTCGCGGCGATGTTCGGCGGCGCGAGCCCCGAGCAGTTCGCCCAGGTGCTCCAGGGCTTCGCCCAGGCGATGTCCAACCCCAGCCAGGGCCCGGTCAACTGGGACCTCGCGAAGCAGACCGCCAGGCAAGCGGTATCCGCGGCGGGTGACTCGTCGGTGCTCGACCGCGACAAGCGGGAGCTGGCCGACTCGATCAGGCTCGCGGACGTCTGGCTCGACGACGTGACCGCTCTCCCGTCCGGCTGCACCAAGGTCGAGGCGTGGAGCAAGGCCGAGTGGGTCGAGGCGACGCTGCCGACATGGTCGCGCCTGTGCGATCCCGTCGTCGCGCGCATGGCCGACAGCATGGGCTCGGTGATCCCTGAGGAGATGCGGCAGCATGCCGGCCCGATGCTCGGCATGGTGCGGCAGATGGGCGGCATCATGTTCGGCAGCCAGGTCGGCCAGGCGGTCGGCGGGCTCGCCGGAGAGGTGCTGAGCGCGTCGGACATCGGGCTGCCGCTGGCCCAGGCCGGCACGGCGGCGCTGCTGCCGGCGAACGTCCAGGCGTTCGGCGAGGGGCTCGGTGTCGGGAGCGACGACGTGCGCCTCTACCTGTCACTGCGCGAGGCCGCGCACCAACGGCTGTTCGTCCACGCGCCGTGGCTGCCCGCGCGGCTGCTCGGCGCGGTCGAGGAGTACGCCAAGGGCATCGACGTCGACACCTCCCGCCTCGAGGAGGTCGTCGGGCAGATCGACCTGAGCAACCCTGAGGCGCTGCAGCGCGCGCTGTCGGAGGGACTGTTCGACGGCGACGACGTCGCGAACACTCCGGAGCAGAAGACCGCGCTGCGCCGGCTCGAGACGATGCTCGCGCTGGTCGAGGGATGGGTCGACACCGTGGTGTCGGCCGCCACCCACGACCGGATGCCGTCCGCCACTCCCCTGGCCGAGGCCGTACGCCGCCGCCGCGCGACCGGCGGTCCCGCCGAGCGCACCCTCGCCGCCCTCGTCGGGCTCGAGCTGCGACCCCGCCGCATGCGCGAGGCCGCGAGCCTGTGGAGCACGCTGACCGAGGCGCGCGGCGTCGACGGGCGCGATGCGCTGTGGGCCCACCCCGACCTGCTGCCCGACGCCGACGACCTCGAGAACCCCGACGCGTTCGTCACCGGTTCCTCGGAGCTGGAGGGCTTCTCCGATCTCTCCCAGCTCGGCTGGGACGAGGAGACCCCCGGCGACGGAGATGGCGAGTCGGACGGCGACGAGTCGCGCTAGTCGCGCCAGGCCGGGGGCGACGGCGCACCTCGTCGTCCCCCCCGGGTCACCACAACTCGTCCTGGTCGCCGGCACTGACCCGGGGGGCGCGACGGTGGGCGTGGGGTGCCGGCGGGCCCATCGGCACGTCGTGGGGTTCGGGCCGCGCACCGCGAGCGACGTCGGTGTCGTCGCCGTCGGTGAGGGTCAGGCCGGCGGCGGCGCAGACGCCCTCGAGGTAGCCACGGGCGCGCTCGGTCTTCGGGTACGCGGCGACGAGCCGCCAGAACTCCGGGCCGTGCCCGGGCTCCAGGAGGTGGGCCAGCTCGTGCACCAGGACGTAGTCGGACACCCATGCCGGCATGTCGCGGAGCCGGTCGGACAGCCGGATCGACCGGTGCGCCGGCGTGCAGGAGCCCCAGCGGTCGTTCTGGTTGCCGACCCAGCGGACCTCGTCCGGACGCGCGCGACCGCCGAGGTAGCGGTCGGACAGCCGCGTCGCCCGGGCCAACAGGTCATCGTCCCCCCGACTACGGCGTTTGTCCCTTTTGTCCTCCTGGCGTTCCAGTTTGCCGACCATCTCGGCCACCCAGAACCGCTCCTCGGCCTTGGTCATGCGTGCCGGTAGCAGCACGACGACCGTGTCGTCGCGTAGGTACGCCTGCACGGTGCGTCGCCGGCGACGGGACCTGCGCACCTCGACCCGCCAGCGCCCCGACGAGGCGCCGGCGAGGGGCTGCGGGGTGGCCTCTCCGGAGTTCACGGCACGACGCTAACCCACGGCGCCGACGGGTCCGCGTTGCCCACAGGCCGACGCGTGTCCGCATGCGGACACGCGTCGCCAGAGACGGCCGGCCCCGGCGAGATTTCTTTCCTCCACACCCGGTGTACAGCGTTTCCGCAGGTCAGAGCGATTACTGACGGGCTCTCGTGGCCTTGTGCACAGGTCGTCACGTCGCCTTCCACAGCGGCACGCCGAGCGGTCCCCACGTCGTCCACAGGGTTATCCACAGGTGTGGGTGACGGTAGGTTGACGGCCGCCCGAACCGTTCCTAACGTCGTGACGGACGAGGTCCCCGGGGCCGCACAACCGTTCGCGAGGGGAAGGCGGACGGGCGTGTCGGCCCCGAGGACCTCGCGACATCTCCGGCCCTCGGACGGGCTCCTCCACGGCTGCCAGGCCCCTCTGCCGTATGGTGAGGCCGGTTCCACCGCCTGGGTGACCAGGCGCCGACGACGAGGAGAGGTTCGTGGCCGAGACCTACAAGGGCGACGCATACTGCGTCAAGTGCAAGGAGAAGCGGGACTTCGAGGGCGAGGTCGTCGAGACGAACGGCCGTCGCATGGCGAAGGGCACGTGTCCCGTCTGCGGGACCAAGCTCAACCGCATCCTCGGCAAGGCATGACGTAACGCTTCTCGAGACCATGCGACGCCGTCCGTCGACCTTCGGCGGCCGGGTCGCGACAGAGCGATGATCGACACGGCCTGGGGCCGGGACACCCGTTCCGCCCCAGGCCGTCGCCATGCCCGACCGACGGGGGTCAGCCGCTCCGCCGGTCGTGAGACGATCTGGTGGTGACGGTGGACCTGGAGGACCAGAAGCGGCGAGGACGCGCGCTCGCACTGGCGACCGTGCTCGCCTTCGTCTTCGGCGCGGTGGTTCTCGTCCAGGCGGTACGCCTGTACATCGGCGGCGGCGCAGAGGCCCCCGGCGCAGGCCTGTTCGGCCTGGTCCTGCTCGGCTCCATGGCGTTGATCCTGGTCGTCGTGGGATTCGTCCTGCTGGGAAGGATCGCCACCTCTCGGGCGCGCCGGGCGAACCAGCAGTCCGAGACCGACGGCTGAGTCTTCAGAGCACGGCGCCCGGCGGGCGGTAGTCGCCCGCGGAGAAGCGTCCGAACCGGTCCGGCCGCTGTCCACAACTTGGCCCGCGCACCTGCCACAACCACATCCGCGGTGACACGCTCGCGGCATGCGCCCCGTTCTGAAACCTGCCCTGCGCCGCATCTGGCGCGGACCCGCCACCGTGCAGATCGGCCTCGACCCCTCCCGAGCCGTCGTGCTGTCCGGCTGCGACGACGACGTCGTCGAACTCCTCGACGTCCTCGACGGCACCCGCGAGCCCCGCGCCGGCAGTGCCGGTGCCGACCACGGCGGCCTGCTCACCCTGCTGTCGGGTGCCGGTCTGCTCGACGACGCGGTGGCCAGCACTGCGCCGCTCCCCGGTCTGAGCCGCACCCATCGCGAACGCCTCGCTCCCGACCTCGCCGCAATGTCGCTGCTGTCCGGCGCGGCCGACGGCGGGCTCGGCCTGCTCCGGCGCCGCCGGGGATCCGCGGTCGCCGTCCACGGCGCGGGCCGGGTCGGCACGACCGTGGCGACACTGCTCGCCGCCGCCGGTGTCGGCGCGATCCACGTGGTCGACGGCGGCATCTGCCAGCCAGGCGACTGCGCGCCGGGGGCCCTGCCGATGGCCGAGCTCGGCCGGCGACGCGACGAGGTCGTCGGCGACCTCCTCGCGTCCTACGCGGCCGAGGCGGGCCCGCCGGCAGGCCAGCTGGTCGCGGTGGTCCTGACCGGCGCGGCCGCGACGGATCCACGGGTCCGCGACGGCCTCGCCCGCGAGCGGGTGCCACACCTCGTCGCGGCGGTCCGCGAGACCACCGGCCTGGTCGGCGCGTTCGTCCTCCCCGGCCGGTCGGCGTGCCTGCGCTGCCTCGACCTGCACCGCACCGACCGCGATCCCGGCTGGCCGGTGGTCGCGGCGCAGCTCGCCGCGGCGACCCCGACCACGATCGACGCCTGCGACACCGTCCTCGCCACCGCTGTCGCCTGCTGGGCCGCGCACGAGGTGCTCGCGCTCATCGACGAGTCGCGACGCCCCCTCACGGTCAACGGCTCGCTGGAACTGTCGATGAACGATTGGCGCTGGCGCCGTCGCACCTGGTCCCCTCATCCGGACTGCGCATGCACCGAGCCCGCGGTCTGACGGCCGACCCGGCAGAATGGAGGCGTGAACGATCTCCCGCGCTGGGCGCTGACCCGCACTGCCAAGCTGGCCTCGGTGCCGCTCGGCTACGCCGGTCGCACCGCGCTCGGCCTCGGCCGGCGCATCGGCGGCCAGTCCGCCGACGCCGTCGCGGCGGAGGTCCAGCGGCGCACCGCCGAGCAGCTGTTCAAGGTGCTCGGCCAGCTCAAGGGCGGGGCCATGAAATTCGGCCAGGCACTCTCGGTGCTCGAGGCCGCGATCCCGCCGGAGCTCGCCGGCCCGTACCGCGCGACGCTGACCCGGCTGCAGGAGGCGGCGCCGCCGATGCCCACGGCGACGATCCACGGGGTTCTCGCCGAGCACCTCGGCGACGGCTGGCGCGAGCTGTTCACCGAGTTCGACGACAGACCCGCCGCCGCGGCGTCGATCGGCCAGGTCCACCGGGCCGTGTGGTCCGACGGCCGCGAGGTGGCCGTCAAGGTGCAGTACCCCGGTGCCGGTCCCGCGCTGCTCAGCGACCTCGCCCAGCTCAGCCGCATGGGCCGGCTGTTCAGCTCGATCATCCCCGGCATCGAGGTCCGCCCGCTGATCGACGAGCTGCGCGAGCGGGTGGCCGAGGAGCTCGACTACGCCCGCGAGGCCGAGGCCCAGCGCCGGTTCGCCGAGACGTACGCCACCGACCCCGACATCGTCATCCCCGACGTCGTCGACCAGCGCG
This genomic stretch from Streptosporangiales bacterium harbors:
- a CDS encoding PDZ domain-containing protein, yielding MVGRLVTLLVSGVLVVLLAATGWFMPVPYVREAPGPTYDTLGSVEGKQVVSIGGHKTYPVSGHLNMTTVSVIGGPGNQPSLGQVLTGWADPRVAVVPQELYYPEGTTRKEVEERSAEQFENSESYGTVAALRHVGVPVTEHVVVSSVEKGRPAEGKLHAGDRIKAIDGTRTTDAEAVQKRMSGHQVGDTVRFTVERKKKQVDVSVRTVKAPDDEKRPIVGIILGSDFTYPVKVTIRLQNVGGPSAGLMFALAVVDRMTEGPLTGGRFVAGTGTMDPAGKVGAIGGITQKMIAAEKKGATVFLTPADNCAEASKTRPDGLRLVKVETLDDAVSSLDALRTGRGKVSPCAR
- a CDS encoding molybdenum cofactor biosynthesis protein MoaE, with the translated sequence MDTPPDSRRADVVRLVDIRDVPLSVDEVDAVVADRSAGGVVVFVGTVRTRDLGREVTRLEYAAHPTALDQLRQVTEKVAADVPVRALAAVHRVGSLEIGDIAVVVAASAEHRGEAFTAAQRLIDDLKAQVPIWKRQDFGDGTSEWVGSP
- a CDS encoding hydrolase, with translation MSGDNPIDGPRDDEPDDGKDSGKTPDPAGGQDNPFAAMFGGASPEQFAQVLQGFAQAMSNPSQGPVNWDLAKQTARQAVSAAGDSSVLDRDKRELADSIRLADVWLDDVTALPSGCTKVEAWSKAEWVEATLPTWSRLCDPVVARMADSMGSVIPEEMRQHAGPMLGMVRQMGGIMFGSQVGQAVGGLAGEVLSASDIGLPLAQAGTAALLPANVQAFGEGLGVGSDDVRLYLSLREAAHQRLFVHAPWLPARLLGAVEEYAKGIDVDTSRLEEVVGQIDLSNPEALQRALSEGLFDGDDVANTPEQKTALRRLETMLALVEGWVDTVVSAATHDRMPSATPLAEAVRRRRATGGPAERTLAALVGLELRPRRMREAASLWSTLTEARGVDGRDALWAHPDLLPDADDLENPDAFVTGSSELEGFSDLSQLGWDEETPGDGDGESDGDESR
- a CDS encoding DUF45 domain-containing protein, which encodes MTKAEERFWVAEMVGKLERQEDKRDKRRSRGDDDLLARATRLSDRYLGGRARPDEVRWVGNQNDRWGSCTPAHRSIRLSDRLRDMPAWVSDYVLVHELAHLLEPGHGPEFWRLVAAYPKTERARGYLEGVCAAAGLTLTDGDDTDVARGARPEPHDVPMGPPAPHAHRRAPRVSAGDQDELW
- a CDS encoding thiamine biosynthesis protein ThiF, which translates into the protein MRPVLKPALRRIWRGPATVQIGLDPSRAVVLSGCDDDVVELLDVLDGTREPRAGSAGADHGGLLTLLSGAGLLDDAVASTAPLPGLSRTHRERLAPDLAAMSLLSGAADGGLGLLRRRRGSAVAVHGAGRVGTTVATLLAAAGVGAIHVVDGGICQPGDCAPGALPMAELGRRRDEVVGDLLASYAAEAGPPAGQLVAVVLTGAAATDPRVRDGLARERVPHLVAAVRETTGLVGAFVLPGRSACLRCLDLHRTDRDPGWPVVAAQLAAATPTTIDACDTVLATAVACWAAHEVLALIDESRRPLTVNGSLELSMNDWRWRRRTWSPHPDCACTEPAV
- a CDS encoding AarF/ABC1/UbiB kinase family protein, with product MNDLPRWALTRTAKLASVPLGYAGRTALGLGRRIGGQSADAVAAEVQRRTAEQLFKVLGQLKGGAMKFGQALSVLEAAIPPELAGPYRATLTRLQEAAPPMPTATIHGVLAEHLGDGWRELFTEFDDRPAAAASIGQVHRAVWSDGREVAVKVQYPGAGPALLSDLAQLSRMGRLFSSIIPGIEVRPLIDELRERVAEELDYAREAEAQRRFAETYATDPDIVIPDVVDQRGHVLVSSWLEGTPLSKVIASGSQDDRNRAGLLLARLLFSCPGRARMLHADPHPGNFRLLPDGRLGVLDFGLVARLPDGLPASIGHVLRLGLEGDAASVAAGLRDEGFVRSDQEVDAEELLAYLQPFLDPIRQERFRFTREWMREQMRRVGDPRSATAELSRRLNLPPSYLLVHRVWIGGIGVLCQLEAEGPFRAELETWVPGFAPAV